The following are encoded in a window of Carya illinoinensis cultivar Pawnee chromosome 15, C.illinoinensisPawnee_v1, whole genome shotgun sequence genomic DNA:
- the LOC122297547 gene encoding putative receptor-like protein kinase At3g47110, producing the protein MSFLSHLMPQATLLFVPATYLIICMFLGVESATLSLVTDKEALISFKSVISEDPSNHLSSWDKDTSPCNWTGVVCNKSGQRVVGLDLSGSRLVGSISPHIGNLSFIQSLQLQDNQLTGMLPDQIGNLFRLEVLNISFNNRIEGVLPSNISQWTQLKILDLTENNIEGRIPEELSYLRKLEVLKLGKNQLSGAIPPSIGNLSSLFNLNLGTNNLSGIIPSELGSLQNLKELDLAINNLSGIIPPSLYNISSLVSFIVASNQLWGEIPGDVGIKLPNLLDFNFCINKFTGKIPWSLHNLTKIQNIRMAHNLLEGTIPPGLENLPALRMYNIGFNRIKLGKDGLKFIASFTNSTFLNFLAIDGNHFEGEIPESIGNLSKVLSKLYMGGNRIYGNIPTSITRLTGLNLLNLTDNLISGEIPPEIGLLEELKELGLAKNQFSGSIPDSLGDLQKLNHIDLSGNSLQGKIPKTFGNFKSLLSMDLSNNKLNGSISIETLSLPRLNSVLNLSKNFLSGPLPQEISRLQSVATIDVSDNNLSGNIPSSISGCKSLEKLFMARNMLSGPIPNTINDLKGLDTLDLSSNQLSGPIPAELQELQALQSLNLSFNNLEGEVPSEGVFKNLSQVHLEGNPKLCPQFGCAGRGRKIAKVLVIAIIPVSLFICIILVILFYFYIKKSKSKVTKTSDVQNHQHQLVSYNELRLATGNFNQENFIGKGGYGSVYKGYLSQRTLVAIKVLDSERKSSWKSFLAECEALRNVRHRNLVRLITSCSSIDFKNMEFLALVYEFLGNGSLEDWLKGKKKHANGDALNVVERLNVAVDIAYALDYLHHDCAVPVVHCDLKPSNILLSEDMTAKVGDFGLATLLMERTGNQTYISSTNVLKGSIGYIPPEYGFGEKPSTSGDVYSFGIMLLELFTGKSPTHESFMGGLNLTRWVQESFPVNVEQVLDPELLSMMSELYHDDQSISPDNQHECLVAILGVGLSCTVESRDGRISIRDALHKLRSARDTLLKPGPIEKIESTDHGPEASESRL; encoded by the exons AtgagttttctttcccatctaATGCCTCAGGCCACCTTATTATTTGTCCCTGCAACGTACTTGATCATATGCATGTTTCTTGGAGTAGAGTCTGCCACTTTGAGTCTTGTTACAGATAAGGAAGCTTTGATCTCATTCAAGTCTGTAATAAGTGAAGATCCTTCAAACCACCTCTCCTCTTGGGACAAAGACACATCCCCATGCAATTGGACTGGAGTTGTCTGCAACAAGTCTGGCCAGAGAGTGGTTGGCCTTGATCTTTCTGGTTCTAGACTTGTAGGGTCAATTAGCCCTCATATTGGCAATCTCTCCTTCATCCAGTCCCTTCAACTCCAAGATAACCAACTTACAGGGATGCTTCCTGATCAGATTGGCAATCTCTTTCGTTTGGAAGTTCTGAACATCAGCTTTAACAACAGAATAGAAGGTGTGCTCCCCTCAAATATAAGCCAATGGACTCAGCTCAAGATCCTGGACTTGACTGAAAACAATATTGAAGGAAGAATTCCTGAAGAGCTTAGCTACTTGAGGAAGCTCGAagtcttgaagttggggaaaaaCCAACTTTCTGGTGCAATTCCGCCTTCAATAGGTAACCTTTCCTCACTCTTCAACCTAAATTTAGGAACCAACAATCTCAGTGGCATAATACCTAGTGAATTGGGAAGCcttcaaaatttgaaggaaCTTGATCTCGCCATCAACAATTTGTCTGGAATCATTCCTCCATCACTATACAACATATCCTCCCTAGTTTCCTTCATCGTAGCTTCAAACCAATTATGGGGTGAAATTCCGGGAGATGTTGGGATTAAGCTCCCAAATCTTTTAGATTTCAATTTTTGCATCAATAAATTCACCGGAAAGATTCCATGGTCTTTGCACAATCTCACAAAAATACAGAACATCCGCATGGCGCACAACCTTCTCGAAGGAACAATACCACCAGGACTTGAAAATCTCCCAGCTCTTCGAATGTATAATATTGGTTTCAATAGGATTAAATTGGGGAAAGATGGCCTCAAATTCATTGCTTCTTTCACAAATAGCACTTTCCTTAACTTCCTTGCAATTGATGGCAACCATTTTGAGGGCGAGATTCCAGAATCAATAGGCAATCTTTCTAAAGTTCTGTCGAAGTTATACATGGGAGGGAATCGTATTTATGGTAACATTCCCACGTCCATCACTCGTCTTACCGGCCTGAACTTACTAAACTTAACCGACAATTTGATTTCAGGTGAAATCCCACCTGAAATAGGCCTATTAGAGGAACTGAAGGAGTTGGGTTTGGCCAAAAATCAATTTTCTGGCAGCATTCCAGATTCCTTAGGTGATCTCCAAAAGTTAAATCATATTGATTTATCTGGAAATAGTTTGCAGGGCAAAATCCCAAAAACTTTTGGGAATTTCAAGAGTCTTCTTTCCATGGATTTATCCAATAACAAGTTAAACGGCAGCATATCTATTGAGACTCTGAGTCTCCCACGTCTGAACTCTGTTTTGAATCTGTCTAAGAATTTTCTAAGCGGGCCCCTGCCTCAAGAAATTTCTCGTCTACAAAGTGTTGCTACCATTGATGTCTCTGACAACAATTTGTCCGGTAATATCCCCAGCTCAATCAGTGGATGCAAGAGCTTGGAGAAATTGTTCATGGCCAGGAATATGCTTTCAGGACCGATACCGAATACCATAAATGATTTGAAAGGTCTGGACACTCTAGATCTCTCCTCCAATCAACTTTCTGGCCCCATTCCTGCTGAACTCCAAGAGCTACAAGCCCTTCAGTCCTTGAACCTATCTTTCAACAATTTGGAAGGGGAAGTTCCAAGCGAAGGAGTTTTTAAAAATCTCTCTCAAGTCCATTTGGAAGGCAATCCAAAGCTTTGTCCGCAGTTTGGTTGTGCAGGGCGCGGAAGAAAGATTGCCAAAGTTCTTGTCATCGCAATTATCCCAGTATCATTGTTCATATGCATTATACTTGTCATATTGTTCTACTTCTACATAAAGAAAAGTAAATCAAAAGTCACAAAAACTTCTGATGTGCAAAATCATCAACATCAACTGGTCTCGTACAATGAACTCCGGTTGGCGACCGGAAACTTCAACCAAGAAAACTTTATTGGGAAAGGGGGCTACGGATCAGTGTACAAAGGCTACCTAAGCCAACGAACTCTCGTTGCAATCAAGGTCCTTGATAGTGAGAGGAAGAGCTCTTGGAAGAGTTTTTTGGCAGAGTGCGAAGCTTTGAGGAATGTTAGGCATCGAAATCTTGTTCGGCTGATCACATCCTGCTCTAGCATAGACTTCAAGAACATGGAATTTCTGGCTTTGGTGTATGAATTTCTGGGTAATGGCAGCTTAGAAGACTGGCTTAAGGGGAAGAAGAAACATGCAAATGGGGATGCGTTGAACGTCGTGGAGAGGTTGAATGTAGCCGTTGACATAGCATATGCGTTGGATTATTTGCACCATGACTGTGCAGTTCCGGTGGTGCATTGTGATTTGAAGCCCAGCAACATTCTTTTAAGTGAAGACATGACTGCAAAGGTAGGAGATTTCGGGCTGGCCACTTTGCTGATGGAAAGAACCGgcaatcaaacatatattagcTCTACAAATGTTCTTAAGGGATCCATAGGATACATACCTCCAG AGTATGGTTTCGGAGAAAAGCCGTCAACTTCTGGGGATGTATACAGCTTTGGGATAATGCTGCTTGAGCTCTTCACTGGAAAGAGCCCTACACATGAAAGCTTCATGGGAGGCCTAAACTTAACCAGATGGGTGCAGGAAAGTTT